One Fibrobacter sp. UWH4 DNA window includes the following coding sequences:
- a CDS encoding sigma-54-dependent Fis family transcriptional regulator, whose protein sequence is MNDAEEIEKLKAEIRELRDIIDEKPGKMVGNSGEMREVYKQIKKCAKNDAQVLIYGNDGTGKELTAHTIAELSARKEHPFVVMGCANLSEGFGNPANTFESELFGYERGAFIGASSRHLGKAEIANGGTLFLDDVSALSPKSQEILLRFMQDQSFYRQGGNIHLHSDVRLIAASSKNLEDMMLQKLFREDLFYRLNIVQITLPDLAQRKSDILLLAEHFISQVNLKYGTHVVRLSTPAINMLMSYHWPGNVQELENCIERAALATSDDCIHSHNLPPTLQTDESARKPMLPNKIAPLSTLMDTYEKEILSEALKRNGGNMSAAARDLSISPRVMHYKVHRLNISITE, encoded by the coding sequence TTGAACGATGCTGAAGAAATAGAGAAGCTGAAAGCGGAGATCCGCGAGCTACGCGACATTATCGACGAAAAGCCCGGCAAAATGGTCGGCAACAGCGGCGAAATGCGCGAGGTCTACAAGCAAATTAAGAAGTGCGCCAAGAACGACGCACAGGTGCTTATCTACGGCAACGACGGCACGGGCAAGGAACTCACGGCCCACACCATCGCAGAACTTTCCGCGCGCAAGGAACACCCCTTTGTCGTGATGGGCTGCGCAAACTTGAGCGAAGGCTTCGGCAACCCCGCAAATACTTTCGAAAGTGAACTCTTTGGCTACGAACGCGGGGCCTTCATCGGCGCAAGCAGCCGACACCTGGGCAAAGCCGAAATTGCAAATGGCGGCACACTCTTTCTGGACGACGTCTCGGCACTCAGCCCGAAAAGCCAGGAGATTCTGCTGCGGTTCATGCAAGACCAAAGCTTTTACCGCCAAGGAGGCAACATCCACCTGCATAGCGACGTGCGCCTGATTGCCGCATCGAGCAAGAATCTCGAAGATATGATGCTGCAGAAGCTTTTCCGCGAAGACTTATTCTACCGCCTGAACATCGTGCAGATAACGCTCCCCGACTTGGCGCAGCGCAAAAGCGACATTCTACTTTTGGCAGAACATTTTATTTCGCAAGTGAATCTCAAGTACGGCACGCATGTGGTGCGACTCTCGACGCCCGCGATCAACATGCTCATGAGTTACCATTGGCCAGGCAACGTGCAAGAGCTCGAGAACTGCATCGAGCGCGCAGCCCTCGCCACCAGCGACGACTGCATCCATTCGCACAACCTGCCGCCCACCTTGCAGACCGACGAATCGGCCCGCAAGCCCATGCTCCCGAACAAGATTGCGCCGCTCTCGACTCTCATGGACACCTACGAAAAAGAAATCCTGAGCGAGGCCTTAAAAAGAAACGGCGGCAACATGTCTGCTGCCGCACGCGATTTAAGTATTTCGCCGAGAGTCATGCACTACAAGGTGCACCGATTGAACATTTCTATCACCGAGTAA
- a CDS encoding glycoside hydrolase N-terminal domain-containing protein — MRTLGLVFGSLVWTAVFAPMAFAAENPLKLWYNTDAGTSFTDALPIGNGYMGGIVYGGVTKDIIGLNEGTVWSGGPGDNNKQGAASHLKEARDALWRGDYRTAESIVSNYMIGPGPASFQPVGDLVITTSHSGATNYRRELDLKTAIAKTTYTAGGVNYTREYFASYPDHVIVVHLTASEKGKVSFGATMTTPHRSNSMSSNGNTLVYDVTVNSIKFQNRLNVVADGGTVSVANGNISVQGANSAMLVLTTATNFKSYNDVSGSPGAIASDIMSKVAKKSYDDLLAAHLKDYQTIFNRVSLNLGEPDQSAGDVTTTRVKNFNSTNDPSLVELHYQYGRYLLIASSRKGGQPANLQGIWNKDTNPVWGSKYTTNINLEMNYWLAESANLGESVWPLIDKIKSMVPQGEKTAKVHWGVDEGWVEHHNTDLWNRSAPIDGTWGMWPTGSGWLTTHLWEHYLYNPDKEYLKDVYPTMKGAALFYLNSLVEEPVSGKKYLVTAPSDSPENDHSGYHVCFGPTMDNQIIRDVLNYTIEAAKVLGVDADLQAQMQATVKRLPPTRTGKYGQIMEWFDDWDDPTNHNRHISHLYGLFPSAQINHEETPDLIKGAGVTLEQRGDDATGWSLAWKINFWARMHDGDHAYKMIRMLLTPSKTYNNLFDAHPPFQIDGNFGAVSGVNEMLMQSHNGKIRILPALPSQWKDGSITGIRARGGFTVDSMAWKGGALAYLVISATNKELLNVEYKGNSASFIAAAGAKYEFDANLKITNQPFEAVTLPAKIEAEDYSGMDGVQVEPDESGNLNVGWINDGDYTEYRVKVPVAGMYKLTARVASDAEEKSTITVVDSMGKALATLTVDSAKTNGWNDWYETSTTVKLEKGEQTLRFNYSGESNFLMNVDWFNFESDPSFIPTETPVASRAFEVRAVSMSRASVALMVHAESDFEARLYNVNGHLVDIRRGSGNALVEFGCNGSLPQGSYIAVVMSGRQQKTLRFRAF, encoded by the coding sequence ATGAGAACGCTGGGCTTAGTGTTTGGTTCGTTGGTTTGGACGGCTGTGTTTGCGCCTATGGCTTTCGCCGCCGAAAATCCGCTGAAATTGTGGTATAATACCGATGCGGGTACCTCGTTTACCGATGCCTTGCCCATTGGCAACGGTTATATGGGAGGCATTGTTTACGGTGGTGTTACAAAAGACATTATCGGCCTGAACGAAGGTACTGTGTGGTCGGGCGGCCCGGGTGACAACAACAAGCAGGGGGCGGCAAGCCACCTGAAGGAAGCCCGCGATGCCCTGTGGCGCGGAGATTACAGGACTGCCGAATCCATCGTGTCGAACTACATGATTGGCCCCGGTCCGGCAAGTTTCCAGCCGGTGGGTGACTTGGTGATTACCACATCACATTCGGGCGCTACCAATTACCGCCGCGAACTGGACCTCAAGACGGCTATTGCAAAGACGACTTATACGGCAGGCGGCGTTAATTATACCCGCGAATATTTTGCGAGTTACCCGGACCACGTGATCGTGGTGCACCTCACGGCAAGCGAAAAGGGCAAGGTGAGTTTCGGTGCCACTATGACGACTCCGCACCGTAGCAACAGCATGTCCAGCAACGGCAACACGCTCGTTTACGATGTGACGGTGAATTCCATCAAGTTTCAGAATCGCTTGAACGTGGTGGCAGACGGCGGTACGGTATCAGTTGCGAACGGGAACATTTCGGTGCAGGGCGCAAACTCGGCAATGCTCGTGCTCACCACGGCCACGAACTTCAAGTCGTACAACGATGTCTCGGGCAGCCCGGGCGCGATCGCCTCTGATATTATGTCGAAGGTGGCCAAAAAATCTTACGACGACTTGCTCGCGGCGCACCTCAAAGATTACCAGACGATATTCAATCGCGTTTCGCTGAACCTGGGCGAACCCGACCAGAGCGCAGGCGATGTCACGACGACGCGTGTCAAGAATTTTAATTCCACGAACGACCCCTCGCTCGTAGAACTCCATTATCAGTACGGTCGTTACTTGCTGATTGCAAGTTCCCGCAAGGGCGGCCAGCCTGCGAATTTGCAGGGTATTTGGAACAAGGACACGAACCCGGTTTGGGGCAGCAAGTACACCACGAACATTAACCTCGAAATGAACTATTGGCTGGCCGAATCGGCGAACCTCGGCGAAAGCGTGTGGCCACTCATTGACAAAATCAAGAGCATGGTGCCGCAGGGCGAAAAGACCGCTAAGGTGCATTGGGGTGTTGACGAAGGCTGGGTGGAGCACCACAATACCGACCTTTGGAACCGTTCCGCTCCGATCGATGGCACTTGGGGAATGTGGCCGACAGGTTCGGGCTGGCTTACGACGCATCTCTGGGAACATTATCTGTACAACCCGGATAAGGAATACCTCAAGGATGTTTACCCGACCATGAAGGGTGCCGCTTTATTTTATCTGAACAGCCTCGTTGAAGAACCGGTGAGCGGCAAGAAGTACCTAGTGACGGCCCCGAGCGATTCTCCGGAAAACGACCACAGCGGCTACCACGTGTGCTTTGGCCCGACGATGGACAATCAGATTATCCGCGATGTGCTGAATTACACCATCGAGGCGGCGAAGGTTCTCGGAGTCGATGCCGATTTGCAGGCGCAGATGCAGGCCACGGTCAAACGACTTCCTCCCACGAGAACGGGGAAGTACGGCCAGATTATGGAATGGTTCGATGACTGGGACGACCCGACCAACCACAATCGCCACATTTCTCACCTTTACGGCCTTTTCCCGAGTGCTCAGATAAACCACGAGGAAACTCCTGACCTGATCAAGGGTGCGGGGGTTACATTGGAACAGCGCGGCGACGATGCGACGGGTTGGTCTCTCGCGTGGAAAATCAACTTCTGGGCGCGTATGCACGATGGCGATCACGCATACAAGATGATCCGTATGCTCTTGACTCCGAGCAAGACCTACAACAACCTTTTCGATGCGCATCCGCCGTTCCAGATTGACGGTAACTTCGGCGCAGTTTCCGGTGTGAATGAAATGCTCATGCAGAGCCACAACGGAAAGATCCGCATTCTTCCGGCGCTTCCGTCGCAGTGGAAGGACGGTTCCATTACAGGAATTCGCGCCCGCGGCGGATTCACCGTCGATTCCATGGCGTGGAAGGGCGGCGCCCTCGCTTACCTTGTCATTAGCGCTACGAACAAGGAACTCCTGAATGTGGAATACAAGGGTAACTCCGCAAGCTTTATTGCTGCAGCGGGTGCAAAGTACGAATTCGACGCAAACCTGAAGATTACGAATCAGCCGTTCGAGGCGGTAACGCTCCCTGCAAAGATTGAAGCGGAAGACTATTCCGGAATGGACGGCGTGCAGGTGGAACCCGACGAAAGCGGCAACCTGAATGTGGGCTGGATCAACGATGGCGACTACACCGAATACCGCGTGAAGGTGCCTGTGGCGGGAATGTACAAGTTGACTGCTCGTGTGGCTTCTGATGCCGAAGAAAAGTCAACGATTACGGTGGTTGATTCTATGGGCAAGGCGCTTGCGACTCTTACGGTGGATTCCGCCAAGACGAATGGCTGGAACGACTGGTACGAAACTTCTACGACAGTCAAACTTGAAAAGGGAGAGCAGACGCTCCGTTTCAATTACTCCGGCGAAAGCAACTTCCTCATGAACGTGGACTGGTTCAATTTCGAAAGCGACCCGTCGTTTATTCCGACTGAAACTCCGGTGGCAAGCCGTGCGTTTGAAGTGCGCGCCGTGTCGATGTCCCGCGCCTCGGTCGCTCTTATGGTTCACGCCGAAAGCGATTTCGAAGCCCGCCTCTACAATGTGAACGGCCACCTCGTCGATATCCGCCGCGGCTCGGGCAATGCCCTCGTAGAATTCGGCTGTAACGGAAGCCTTCCGCAGGGCAGTTACATCGCCGTGGTCATGAGTGGCAGGCAGCAGAAGACTCTCCGCTTCCGCGCGTTCTAG
- a CDS encoding glutamine synthetase III — MSVSYRKKTINEIAKAPTAPVKPAGPVNVDFYGEDVFNIDAMREYLPKDVCEKLIATINEGAALDPSIAGDVAHAMKKWAMDRGATHFTHWFQPLTGSTAEKHDSFLEPDGCRAIMAFSGKNLIVGEPDASSFPSGGLRSTFEARGYTAWDPTSPAFLKRHGNGATLCIPTAFCSYTGEALDKKTPLLRSLQALSKSTRRLMTCFKAGPKKTTVTLGAEQEYFLIDKRFYLQRPDLYQAGRTLFGAAPAKHQQMDDHYFGSIPARILNFMNEVEIELWKLGIPAKTRHNEVAPAQFELAPMFEEVNLACDHNMQIMEVLRNVADKNGLVCLLHEKPFAGVNGSGKHNNWSVSYGKGNLLNPGKDPHQNAVFLTTLCAIIYAVDTHADLLRMTTAGAGNDHRLGANEAPPAIVSMFLGDQLMDVIEQIEQGVPKSSKQAGALRIGADMLPALPRDATDRNRTSPFAFTGNKFEFRAPGSSQSCSEPNVVLNTIVAEAFDMISEQLEKLDEKNFHTGLQKILQKIVKEHKRVIFNGNGYTDEWVAEAERRGLPNIRTSVEALKALTKEENIQLFEKYGVMNRREMESRYEINVEDFHKRIHIEGEVCRDMAKNIILPKVVEAYSSALKTNEMALNQGFPGVDAYVKSLGEGVKNLSAAIATMEESLNGLHEGILDAMAALRKVVDGLEKVVPDEMWPLPKYREMLFIY, encoded by the coding sequence ATGAGCGTAAGCTACCGCAAAAAGACCATCAACGAAATCGCAAAGGCCCCTACCGCGCCCGTCAAGCCGGCCGGTCCGGTGAATGTGGATTTCTACGGCGAAGACGTGTTCAACATCGACGCCATGCGCGAATACTTGCCCAAGGATGTCTGCGAAAAGCTGATTGCAACCATTAACGAAGGTGCCGCCCTCGATCCGAGTATCGCAGGCGATGTGGCCCACGCCATGAAGAAGTGGGCGATGGACCGCGGTGCCACGCACTTTACCCACTGGTTCCAGCCGCTCACCGGTTCCACAGCCGAAAAGCATGACTCCTTCCTTGAACCTGACGGTTGCCGCGCCATTATGGCCTTTAGCGGCAAGAACCTGATTGTCGGCGAACCGGACGCTTCTAGCTTCCCGAGCGGGGGACTCCGTTCCACGTTTGAAGCCCGCGGCTATACCGCCTGGGATCCGACCAGCCCGGCATTCCTCAAGCGTCACGGCAACGGGGCTACGCTCTGCATTCCGACGGCGTTCTGCAGCTACACCGGTGAAGCGCTCGACAAGAAGACTCCGCTTCTGCGCAGTTTGCAAGCTCTTTCTAAATCTACCCGCCGCCTTATGACCTGCTTCAAGGCGGGTCCCAAGAAGACGACGGTCACGCTCGGTGCCGAACAGGAATACTTCCTGATCGACAAGCGCTTTTACCTGCAACGCCCGGACCTGTACCAGGCAGGCCGCACGCTGTTCGGTGCCGCACCCGCGAAGCACCAACAGATGGATGACCACTACTTCGGTAGCATCCCGGCTCGCATTCTGAACTTCATGAACGAAGTGGAAATCGAACTTTGGAAGCTCGGCATTCCGGCGAAGACCCGCCACAACGAAGTTGCGCCTGCCCAGTTCGAACTGGCCCCGATGTTCGAAGAAGTGAACCTCGCTTGCGACCACAATATGCAAATCATGGAAGTGCTCCGCAATGTGGCCGACAAGAATGGTCTCGTTTGCTTGCTCCACGAAAAGCCTTTCGCTGGCGTGAACGGTTCCGGCAAACACAACAACTGGTCCGTGTCTTACGGTAAGGGTAACTTGCTCAATCCGGGTAAGGACCCGCACCAGAACGCCGTGTTCCTCACCACGCTCTGCGCCATCATTTACGCTGTCGACACCCACGCTGACTTGCTCCGCATGACGACTGCTGGCGCCGGCAACGACCATCGCCTCGGTGCAAACGAAGCTCCTCCGGCAATCGTTTCCATGTTCCTCGGCGACCAGCTCATGGACGTCATCGAACAGATCGAACAAGGCGTGCCCAAGTCAAGCAAGCAAGCCGGTGCACTCCGCATCGGTGCCGACATGCTCCCGGCCCTCCCGCGCGACGCCACCGACCGCAACAGAACTTCTCCGTTCGCCTTCACCGGCAACAAGTTCGAATTCCGTGCACCGGGTAGTAGCCAGAGCTGCTCCGAACCGAACGTGGTTCTGAACACCATCGTGGCCGAAGCGTTCGACATGATTTCGGAACAGCTCGAAAAGCTCGACGAAAAGAACTTCCACACGGGCCTGCAAAAGATTTTGCAGAAGATCGTGAAGGAACACAAGCGCGTGATTTTCAACGGCAACGGCTACACCGATGAATGGGTTGCCGAAGCTGAACGCCGCGGCCTTCCGAACATCCGCACTTCTGTGGAAGCCCTCAAGGCTTTGACCAAGGAAGAAAATATTCAGTTGTTCGAAAAGTATGGCGTCATGAACCGCCGCGAAATGGAGTCCCGCTACGAAATCAACGTCGAAGATTTCCACAAGCGCATCCACATCGAAGGCGAAGTCTGCCGCGACATGGCCAAAAACATCATCTTGCCGAAGGTCGTCGAGGCTTACTCTAGCGCCCTCAAGACAAACGAGATGGCTTTGAACCAGGGCTTCCCCGGCGTCGATGCCTACGTGAAGTCTCTGGGTGAAGGCGTCAAGAACTTGAGTGCCGCCATCGCAACGATGGAAGAAAGTCTGAACGGCCTGCACGAAGGCATTCTCGATGCGATGGCCGCATTGCGCAAGGTTGTCGATGGCCTCGAAAAGGTGGTGCCCGACGAAATGTGGCCTCTGCCGAAGTATAGGGAGATGTTGTTTATATACTAA
- a CDS encoding carbohydrate-binding protein — translation MDTKILSLVFGGTLAFAGAATAATQATFYVSPSGSDAAKGTKEAPFKTITQAQKAVRAINGSMTGDIEVILREGTYVLPSTVNFTEADGGKDGHYVRYKAADGERPLITGGMQITGWTLHDEANNIWKAEGVDGRFRQLYVNNRKAVRACFPNVIDAKEKGNGGFDHDFVRLTKVDSTGRAFDVSADYVKNIKNIEDVEIHLMIAWSENILRLEKAQVNGGTAKLIPKDPERTKLFHRAYPMLGTAFASNPPKQQVFYLENSYDLIDAPGEWYLDEKNQTLYYKPREGESMATAHVVAPRLNTLFSVLGKDTKNKVGYMSFEGLTFAHSNYTRPSEEGFLDLQAANFNVDVLPDPSRGNWEKLNSNKYLLWRPDAAFRVENAHHFLVQGNVFSQIAATGLDFVSGTNDDMIQGNAFFEIGAAGIMLGKFYQDSTTEIHIAYNPSDKDEISTRDTVKNNLVTNVTNEHQGAVGIGAGYPRYVVIEHNEVSYTYYSGISIGFGWTKAQTAMTNNHVNWNEIHHIARLLCDSGPIYTLSNQGTGSEIQHNYIHDNGTSKWADYWNVPIYLDEGSSGFTVKENVFKNSPSGVGQNQAGQNTLQQDGNYYSENVVNNAGIEKEFRYIRGIKEIPLADFSNTVTQEAFKVVATLPGIIQAEDYDVGGQSVSYSDKDFVNEGNTYREDGVDVVGFGCSDTLNTQDCKGYAIGYTQAGEWLEYSVNVVLASKYVFRANVATGLEGGSFRLFLDGKAVTDTIAVPQTEDWNTYTLVDGETGEIEKGDHVLRVQFTGSYVNIDWIQFALTKEELATNPIRSYSMNFLPNAERSLKVFNASGRLMGVFNNRAGLSLTETLKQAGLAKGIYLVRGSGKTLRVQVK, via the coding sequence ATGGATACAAAGATTCTTTCTTTGGTGTTTGGCGGCACGCTCGCTTTTGCCGGTGCCGCAACAGCTGCCACTCAAGCTACCTTCTATGTTTCCCCTTCGGGCAGTGATGCCGCCAAGGGTACTAAAGAAGCTCCCTTCAAGACGATTACGCAGGCGCAAAAAGCCGTGCGCGCTATTAACGGCTCCATGACGGGTGACATCGAGGTGATTTTACGCGAAGGTACCTATGTACTTCCGTCTACAGTCAACTTCACCGAAGCCGACGGCGGTAAAGACGGTCACTACGTGCGTTACAAGGCCGCCGATGGTGAAAGACCCTTGATTACCGGTGGCATGCAGATTACCGGCTGGACTCTGCACGACGAAGCGAACAACATCTGGAAAGCCGAAGGTGTCGACGGCCGTTTCCGCCAACTTTACGTGAACAACCGTAAGGCCGTTCGCGCATGCTTCCCTAATGTGATTGACGCAAAGGAAAAAGGCAACGGCGGTTTCGACCACGATTTCGTGCGCCTCACGAAGGTAGACTCTACGGGCCGCGCCTTCGATGTCTCTGCAGACTACGTCAAGAATATCAAGAACATCGAGGATGTCGAAATTCACCTGATGATTGCCTGGTCCGAAAACATCTTGCGCCTGGAGAAGGCCCAGGTGAACGGCGGTACTGCAAAGCTCATTCCCAAGGATCCTGAACGCACCAAGCTGTTCCATCGCGCTTACCCGATGCTCGGCACCGCTTTTGCGAGCAATCCGCCTAAGCAGCAGGTTTTCTATCTCGAAAACTCCTACGATTTGATTGACGCTCCGGGTGAATGGTACCTGGACGAAAAGAATCAAACGCTTTACTACAAGCCCCGTGAAGGCGAAAGCATGGCGACCGCCCACGTGGTTGCTCCCCGCCTTAATACCTTGTTCAGCGTCTTGGGTAAGGATACCAAGAACAAGGTGGGCTACATGTCTTTTGAAGGTTTGACCTTCGCCCATTCCAACTATACCCGCCCCAGCGAAGAAGGCTTCCTGGATTTGCAGGCCGCAAACTTCAACGTAGACGTTCTTCCGGATCCTAGCCGCGGAAACTGGGAAAAACTGAATAGCAACAAGTATTTGCTGTGGCGTCCCGATGCGGCGTTCCGTGTCGAAAATGCGCATCATTTTTTGGTGCAGGGCAACGTGTTCTCGCAAATTGCAGCTACGGGCCTCGACTTTGTCTCTGGCACCAACGACGACATGATTCAGGGCAACGCCTTCTTCGAAATCGGTGCTGCGGGCATTATGCTGGGCAAGTTCTATCAGGACTCTACGACCGAAATCCACATCGCCTACAACCCGAGCGACAAGGACGAAATCAGCACCCGCGATACGGTCAAGAACAACCTGGTCACCAACGTGACGAACGAGCATCAGGGTGCCGTAGGTATTGGCGCCGGTTACCCGCGCTATGTGGTAATCGAACATAACGAAGTCTCTTACACGTATTACTCCGGCATTTCCATTGGCTTTGGCTGGACAAAGGCTCAGACGGCCATGACCAACAACCATGTGAACTGGAACGAGATTCACCATATTGCCCGCCTGCTTTGCGACTCCGGCCCGATTTACACCCTGAGTAACCAGGGCACCGGCAGTGAAATCCAGCATAACTATATCCATGATAACGGAACCTCCAAGTGGGCCGACTACTGGAATGTGCCCATTTACCTGGACGAAGGCTCCAGCGGCTTTACCGTGAAAGAAAACGTGTTCAAGAATTCTCCCTCGGGCGTGGGGCAAAATCAGGCCGGCCAGAACACCTTACAGCAGGACGGTAACTACTACAGCGAAAATGTCGTGAATAATGCCGGTATCGAGAAGGAATTCCGGTACATCCGCGGCATCAAGGAAATCCCGCTGGCTGATTTCAGCAACACCGTGACGCAGGAAGCCTTCAAGGTCGTGGCGACCCTTCCGGGTATCATCCAGGCCGAAGACTACGATGTGGGCGGCCAGAGCGTTTCGTATAGCGACAAGGACTTCGTGAACGAGGGCAACACCTATCGCGAAGACGGCGTGGACGTGGTGGGCTTCGGCTGTTCCGACACGCTCAATACCCAGGATTGCAAGGGATACGCTATCGGCTATACCCAGGCGGGCGAATGGCTTGAATACAGCGTGAACGTGGTTCTTGCAAGCAAGTACGTGTTCCGTGCGAACGTGGCGACCGGGCTTGAAGGCGGCAGTTTCCGCCTGTTCCTTGACGGCAAGGCCGTGACCGATACCATTGCGGTGCCGCAGACCGAAGACTGGAACACCTATACGCTCGTGGACGGCGAAACTGGCGAAATCGAGAAGGGCGACCATGTGCTGCGCGTGCAGTTTACCGGCAGCTACGTGAATATCGACTGGATCCAGTTCGCGCTCACCAAGGAAGAACTCGCGACCAACCCAATTCGCTCCTACAGCATGAACTTCTTGCCGAATGCGGAACGCTCCCTGAAGGTGTTCAACGCAAGCGGCCGCCTGATGGGTGTCTTCAATAACCGCGCAGGCCTCTCGCTCACCGAAACCCTGAAACAGGCTGGCCTTGCCAAGGGAATCTACCTGGTGCGCGGCTCCGGCAAGACGCTCCGTGTGCAGGTGAAATAA
- a CDS encoding InlB B-repeat-containing protein, producing the protein MDPAATAPVTSNVIDTVYGQGTVYAVWKKAVEVSFDYNNDVNSTVVVKKIGLGDSIVAVAAPAAYIDASSDMYYFTGWAKTKTATEPLAQLGVADEGLTYYAVWSTNATYTVAFDEQGKGAELQSQQIKKNGKAVKPEPTANGYTFGGWFTEAACQNAFDFETAITKDITLYAKWNLESYAITYKMDGGENSESNPGNYTIESETIVLDSAKERNGYLFDGWYYDAEYTQLATQISAGSFGAVTLYAKWTPKQYEVIYSAGARGMGSVEIDYKTHGDTLVLSSDKYSYYNENYRVSFLHDGWALTEGGAKEYEFGGKYGNDADLMLYPYWSKLVKVHYGSEDKDTLWVNVGDVESDSLVSNAISEALLSHEPAIDLPTKDNTDRVLYSLKWVSDSLAVYEPFFEETARPKEIVVAYGTGAKDTIHINIKDSKFKTDEELQKLIKDAFASHDPVIPLPTKAADSLYEYEFAKFVLNAETGVYEPLFVKVGNLLFKINFHLPAGAELVEDFAGYKYGEVTKLPVAVMEADTTWVFKGWYTKAKGRGDRVRAMRETDYGNKSLYPLFQKTVRYDANGIKGEIEVIYTDRADVTIARALDDVIPANYTKGKVTFAFDKWVLRDGVYTATFKEVGTRFNVYASARGFTIEEAKLGARLMVLDVNGRVVKRGVISNGSQRVEVPESGSYTVRVGKDAAQVNVK; encoded by the coding sequence TTGGATCCAGCCGCGACAGCTCCGGTGACATCAAACGTTATCGATACGGTTTATGGTCAAGGTACGGTTTATGCGGTTTGGAAAAAGGCAGTCGAAGTTTCCTTCGACTATAACAACGATGTGAATTCGACCGTTGTCGTGAAGAAAATAGGCTTGGGAGACTCAATCGTTGCGGTTGCCGCTCCGGCTGCTTATATTGATGCTTCTAGCGATATGTACTATTTTACGGGGTGGGCAAAAACCAAGACGGCAACGGAACCTTTGGCTCAGTTGGGCGTTGCTGATGAGGGCTTGACTTATTATGCCGTTTGGTCGACCAATGCGACCTATACCGTTGCTTTTGATGAACAGGGAAAAGGCGCGGAATTGCAGTCCCAGCAGATTAAAAAGAACGGCAAGGCGGTAAAGCCGGAACCGACTGCGAACGGTTATACCTTTGGAGGATGGTTTACCGAAGCCGCTTGCCAGAACGCTTTTGACTTTGAAACAGCTATTACGAAAGACATTACCTTGTACGCCAAGTGGAATCTGGAATCCTACGCCATCACCTACAAGATGGACGGTGGCGAAAACAGCGAGTCGAATCCCGGCAATTATACGATTGAAAGCGAAACGATCGTTCTGGACTCTGCGAAGGAAAGAAACGGCTACCTGTTCGACGGTTGGTATTACGATGCCGAATATACCCAGTTGGCAACCCAGATTTCAGCAGGTTCATTCGGTGCGGTTACTTTGTATGCGAAATGGACTCCGAAACAGTACGAAGTGATTTATTCCGCAGGTGCTCGTGGCATGGGTTCTGTGGAAATTGATTACAAAACCCATGGCGATACGTTAGTGCTTTCCTCGGACAAGTATTCCTACTATAACGAAAATTACAGGGTCAGTTTCCTTCACGATGGATGGGCCTTAACCGAAGGGGGAGCTAAGGAATATGAATTTGGTGGCAAGTATGGAAACGATGCGGACTTGATGCTGTATCCGTATTGGTCTAAACTTGTTAAGGTCCATTATGGATCTGAAGACAAGGATACCTTGTGGGTGAATGTGGGCGACGTAGAATCGGATTCGTTGGTGAGCAATGCCATTAGTGAGGCTTTGCTGTCTCATGAGCCTGCGATTGACTTGCCGACTAAGGACAATACGGACAGGGTTCTGTATTCCTTGAAATGGGTGTCTGATTCGCTAGCCGTGTACGAACCGTTCTTTGAAGAAACGGCGCGACCGAAAGAAATTGTCGTTGCTTATGGAACCGGAGCGAAGGATACCATTCATATTAACATTAAGGATTCCAAGTTTAAGACGGATGAAGAACTGCAGAAGCTGATCAAGGATGCCTTTGCAAGTCATGATCCCGTCATTCCGCTTCCGACCAAGGCTGCCGATTCTCTGTATGAATACGAATTTGCAAAGTTTGTTCTAAATGCCGAGACGGGCGTTTACGAACCGCTATTTGTGAAGGTCGGGAACCTTTTGTTCAAGATAAACTTCCATTTGCCTGCAGGTGCTGAATTGGTTGAGGATTTTGCGGGATATAAATATGGTGAGGTGACGAAATTGCCTGTTGCCGTTATGGAGGCGGATACGACTTGGGTATTCAAAGGCTGGTATACAAAGGCCAAGGGCCGCGGCGACCGCGTGAGAGCGATGCGCGAAACGGATTATGGCAACAAGAGTCTGTATCCGCTGTTCCAGAAGACGGTTCGCTACGATGCCAACGGTATTAAGGGTGAAATTGAGGTCATCTATACAGACCGTGCCGATGTGACGATTGCCCGTGCGCTTGACGATGTAATTCCGGCGAACTACACCAAGGGCAAGGTAACTTTCGCCTTTGACAAATGGGTGCTGAGGGATGGCGTGTATACGGCAACCTTCAAAGAAGTTGGAACCCGTTTCAATGTGTATGCGAGTGCTCGCGGATTTACTATCGAAGAGGCTAAGCTTGGCGCTCGCTTGATGGTTCTCGATGTGAATGGTCGTGTCGTGAAACGCGGCGTCATTTCGAATGGGTCTCAGCGTGTGGAAGTTCCCGAATCCGGCAGCTATACGGTTCGCGTGGGCAAGGACGCTGCTCAGGTGAATGTGAAGTAG